One segment of Gadus chalcogrammus isolate NIFS_2021 chromosome 8, NIFS_Gcha_1.0, whole genome shotgun sequence DNA contains the following:
- the LOC130386896 gene encoding uncharacterized protein LOC130386896, whose amino-acid sequence MLWEQPQTEVVVAVIKSPPHAFTLRHADLVTLRPHELLNGEAIECYIRAALNKFEKSGRLLQMDHYVTGVILEGTRQQMSRHQMKKVDFDCFDGAVSFVNINDSHWRFVYLHAPSAQVFVIDPASSEIDHDISNKAAMTYRLYFKMRQNIQGRQHWSSIKWTAGTIKHNEQKDSTSCGVFVMQMARKVAESFPQIPASMTINPTSSSIRKLRAEMAETMLSSSEPRDEYCSICGLKDVPKTATTEAVVIDWTQCETCKRWFHDICITLNKSNSPETDLPWHCLLC is encoded by the exons ATGCTGTGGGAACAACCTCAAACAGAAGTAGTAGTGGCAGTTATTAAATCACCTCCTCATGCCTTTACTTTGAGGCATGCAGACTTGGTAACACTACGACCACATGAACTTCTTAATGGTGAG GCAATCGAATGCTACATTCGGGCTGCTCTTAATAAATTTGAAAAGTCTGGACGTCTGCTCCAGATGGATCACTATGTTACTGGTGTGATCCTTGAAGGCACAAGACAACAAATGTCTCGACACCAAATGAAAAAA GTGGActttgactgttttgatggtGCAGTGTCTTTTGTAAATATCAATGACAGTCACTGGAGGTTTGTG TATCTTCATGCTCCGTCAGCCCAAGTGTTTGTCATTGACCCTGCTTCTTCAGAGATTGACCATGACATCTCAAATAAGGCTGCAATGACTTACCG ATTGTATTTCAAAATGCGCCAAAACATACAAGGCAGGCAGCACTGGAGCAGCATTAAGTGGACAGCAGGAACCATAAAGCACAATGAACAAAAGGACAGCACAAGTTGTGGAGTGTTTGTGATGCAG ATGGCAAGAAAGGTTGCTGAAAGTTTTCCACAAATTCCTGCATCAATGACCATAAATCCAACAAGCAGCAGCATAAGAAAGCTGCGGGCTGAAATGGCAGAGACAATGCTCTCTTCCTCAG AACCAAGAGATGAGTATTGCTCAATCTGTGGACTCAAAGATGTCCCAAAAACGGCAACAACTGAAGCAGTTGTTATTGACTGG aCCCAATGTGAGACATGCAAGCGGTGGTTTCACGATATCTGCATTACCCTAAATAAAAGTAACTCCCCAGAAACTGACTTGCCATGGCACTGTCTTTTATGTTAA